The Nitrospirota bacterium nucleotide sequence TTTTGACGCCAAGCTGAATGGCGAACTTCTTGAACAGCCACTCCGAACTGACTGACGAGTGAATAATTACGAGAAGCGCAGCCTCATAGTGTTCCTCATCCAGTTCCTCAAGGATTTTGCGTGCCAGGGTGGTCTTGCCTGCGCCGATGTTGCCGATGACGACAGCGAGACCTTTTCTCGTGTCAATGGCGTATTTCAGCTTAATCAGAGCCTCTGCCTGCTGAGGGCTGTTATAGTAGAACCTGCTGTCTACCACATTTGAAAACGGATGCTCCGAGAGCTTAAAATATTCAAGATAGTCCATGTATTAGAGGTAAGATACCCTGTCCTTTCTTCCTTTCGGTTTTTCCATCGTCTGTTCTTTTTCTTTTTCAACAAGCTCCGGGTCTTGCGCCCTCAGCTGACTCATTTTATCAGAAACATTACGGAATTTTGCACTCCATCCGTAGACTCCCGTGTACAGGCTAAAGGCCTCCTTCAGATTCCGGTTCTTTTCGTAAGCCTCAGCAAGCTCATAGGTGAGCGCCCAGTAGGAATCATCCCGCTCCTGCATCTGCTGTATTGCCTTGTTTAATACATCGATCGCAAGGGAATACAGACCTTTCTCCATATAACAGACGCCCAGCATGGTAGATGACTGGATGAACCGCGCGGGGTCACTCCGCGATGTCTGGAATTCCTTGATCGCATCGTCAACAAGCCCCATCTCCTTGTAAGCGATGCCGAGGTTGTAATGGGTTTCGGAATCCTCGTCGCCAAGCTCCTTCTCAAGGCCTTTTTTAAACTCCTGAAATATATCGAGCACGTCATTATCAAGTGCAGGCTCGGGCATTTCCTGGGCATCCATGAGGTCATCGTCGGAAAGACTGAACGATTCGAATTCGGTCTCCCCGGAAGGTTCGGCAGCCCTTGGCGCGGACTCCTGTGCCGGTATTTCCGTAACCTGTGAAGTCTCCTTAAAGATTGCGTCATCTGAAGATGCTGCCGCAGGCTCCCCCATAAAAGGCTTTTCAGCAACGACTTCATCAAGAGGCTGAGTTGCCTTTTCGGCCCTCTCAAAGTCATCGAACATTTCATGCCTGTCCGGTAACCCCTTTTCCCCGGCCAACCCGCCTGAGTGCGCGGGCGGCTCGTCTGTGGCCGGAAGCTCAAATGCCTCCTGCCGTTCGATTCTGTCAGCCAGCTCTTCTGAATCCTCAGCTGCTCCATATATCCCTGCCTGTTCGAACTCGGACGGCGCTTCAACGGTTTCAGGGATCTCAAAGGCATCATGCATATCCATGCTGTCCGATAGTTCTCCGTCTTCGAGGTCAGGGGAGGTTTGGCCCAGGGCCTGCAAACGCTCATTGACATCGCGGTTTTCCGGGAAGAGCTTCTGGAGTTTTTCGAGAATTTTGACTGCCTCGGTTGTGAGTCCCTGACGGGAGTAGAAATCAGCCTCGGCTATCTCTTCCTCGAAGTCCTCGATATCGAGTTTCTTTGAGGAGATGGTTTCAGCGTAGGTCGGCTGAGAGGCGGCGAATGAAGTCTGCTCGATAAGCTGGGCAAAGCCGCGGTCGGCAAGACGCGGGTCTTCCGGACTGATTGCAACAGCATCCTTCAGTATCTGCTCGGCATTTTCCGTGTCGTCATTGCGTCGGTAGAGTTCACTCAGGATAAGGCACTGGGTAACGGCGGCTTCTATGTCGTGCGTATCAACGTAAATCGACTTCAGCCGCAGATGCAGGTCGATATTTTCCGGGAACCGCAGCTTCAGGCCCTCAAGCAGCCGCTGGGCTTCACTCATAAGTCCATACCGGGAGAAAATATCGGCCTCGGTTATCACCTCGTCGAATGTCTTTTCCGCTCTGACGGTAATACTCTGGGGTTCTTCCTCTTGCGCGCTTTCAGCGGTCTTGAAATCTTCGGTGATCGTCTCTGCCGGAGTCGTAAAAAGAGACGGTTCAATCTCTTCCGTCACCGCGCGATGGCCGGGCTCTGCGAATATACTGCTGTCGGAAATCGGCAACGATTCCCGTTCGATATCCGGTTCCTGTACGGTCGGCTCCGGTATAATCGGTTCCGGTTCAGGAGGAGCAAGTCTTTTCCTTACCTCCGCATGTGACGGATTTATCTGCTCTGCCTCGGTATAATATGCCCTGGCACTGTCTTCGTTCCCCTTGTCTGAGAACAGGTCGCCCAGGGTGATTAATTCCATTACGGCACGGTCATCTTCATTCAATTGCCTGTATAGGGAAACAAGCCTCTTGCCCGTTTCAACCGGGTCAACGCTCTTGAAGGTATTGAGAAAACTGATGGCGTCATCAAACTTCTGGTCAAGGATAACCTGATCAAGGATCGGCAGGTATTGTGCCCAGGCCAACTCCAGTTCTCTGGTTTTTAGAAGATACAGCTCGCCTAACATCATGCGTGCCTTGATATTCTGTGGTTCTTTTTCCTCTATTCGTTGAAGACATTTTATGGCGAAGTTTGTGCTTTCAGAGATAACCGCAAGATCCGCGCAACGGAAGAGGATCTCCGGATCCTCGGGGAAAAGCACCACGGCATCTTTCATATGCTCAAAAGCCTGCCGGAGTTCACCGCCTTTCTCAAAGATAACGCTGAGACCCAGCGTGGCGTCCTTGTTCAGAGGCTGAATGTCGAGGGTCTTTTGAAAAAATTCCCTCGCCTTCTGCATATCCCCTTTTTCTTCATGGATTCGTGCGATATGTACAAATTCGCGCGCTGCATCTGATTTAAGGCCTTCTTTGAGATAGATATCGGCGACTTTTACCCTGAGCGGAATGTTTGCAGGTGAAAGGGACAGGACCTTTGCATAGACATCGAGGATCTTTTCTTTTTTGCCTTCTTTTGCGAGGAGGTCCGCAACGACAAGGTAATATTTAATGGCCTCTGCGACCATACCCTTTTCTTCACAAATCTCGCCAAAGGCGATAAGCGCATCGGTATCAGCAGGGTTGATGTTCAGGACTTTTTTGTAGAGTGCCTGCGCCTTTTGGGCAAATCCTTCCTGCCTGAAAAACATGGCGGACTTTTGGTAATACTCGATTGCAGATTTCTGTACGCCCTTTCTCAGATAGATGTCACCGATCATATTGTAGATGTTGCCGTCAGGGCTGTCTTTGACAAGTCTCTCCAATTCGGCAATGGCTTTGTCAACCGCACCTTTGGCTAAATACTTCTGGACTTCCTTCAATATGGCAGTTTTATCTAACATGTAGGTAACTCTAATATTATCGCACGGAAATTAAAAGTGTCAATGAAAACAACAAGTTATTTGTTATTCCCGGGCGTTGTTCAGGGCTGTGGAGAGCTTTGTCGATATGGCCTCGAAATCGTTCATCATTGTTGTGCGTTTTTCCGTTATATTCCGAAGCATTTCTATGAATGTTTTGTACCAGGCAGCCGAAGCCTGTCTCGAAATCCGATCCAGCAGAGGCGAACAGAAGAACCATGTGCAGCGGTACGGTCTTTCGGAGCGTTTCCTGCCGCAGCCCCTGCTGCCAAGAAACCTGCAGGCATCGGTGTCAGCGACGGCTGGATCTTTTTCGGGGATTTTCTTTCCAAGTGCTGTCATGAAGATGACATCACTGCGGTCAAAGCGGGAATGCCTGTCGATGCAACAGACCGACGTGCAGTCAGGGCATACTGCCGAGGTATGTTCTTCAATGAGCGGGCTGATTGCCTCGATGAGGACTTCTGCCTGCCGGGCAGCGCAGATGACCCCGGCAAGATCATCTCCATGGGCAGAGAAAAGGCTGCGCATGACGCTTTCTTCATCAATAGCGAAATGATGGTTCGTGTTTCGTTGCCCCACGGCGACAGGCTCGATCTGCATGTTTCATTATACGTAAAGGCGCAAGGTTTCAAAAAGCCCCCGCTATTGGATAAAATAAGTGGATGAAAGATACGAACCTCAAATGCAGAACCTGCAACGGCCGCATCATTATCCAATTTGGCTGAAGGGCGATTACCCTGCGCTGCATGGACTGCGGCAAACGATACGGCATAGCGGACTACGTGGATGAACTTGACGAGAAAACCTGGGACATGATTTCATCACGGTCCTGCAACAGGGCATGAGCATCTTCTCTCCTCTGCTTAAGGCTGACAAGGGCATCATCGACAGGGCTGAAGGCAAGATGAGGGATCTGTATGGCCGCATGGGCAAGGCCTATGACCGGTCTGCTTTATGTTATGATTTTTCCTGCAGCGGCTTTGACGAAAATTGCTGTGAGGAGCGTTTTTATCATCATACCCTCTCGGAGTTTCTTTACCTGCGGCAAGGGATACAGACTCTGGAGGGCGGCAAGAGAAAAGAGATATTTGACAGGGCTAAAGAGGTGGCTGAACTCTGCCGGATGCATGACAGGGAGGGGCAGGCCAGACGTATAATGTGCCCGCTCAATAGTGACAACCTCTGCAGTCTCTATGAATACCGGCTTATGATCTGCAGGCTTCATGGCGTGCCGTATAAAATGCGCAGGCCTGATGGCACGGAGGCGCAGGGCATCGGCTGCCACAGAATAGACTGGGACATGTCCTCTGAAAAGAGTACAGAATGCATGTTTGATAGGACAGACCTTTACCGCGAACTGTCAGGGATCGAGATAGAGCTGAGGCAGAAACTCGGTTTTAGCCAGCGCATCAAGATGACCATCGCAGAGATGATAACCGAGATAGAAAAACTGTTAATAAAATCAGAGGGGGGTATATGAGCATCAGAGAAAATATCCATCAGGTCATGGACCTTATTAAACCGGCGCATATCCTTGTCAGTGTCTTTGACAAGGCCGAGCTTGAAGAGCTGATAAAGGGCATCCTTGCCGTGAATCCTGAGGCCAGGTTTTACTCGACCGGCGGCACCGGCAAGAAGATAGCTGATATCCTCGGTGCAGACTCATCAAAGAACTATATCCCGGTCGAAGAGTATACCGGTGCGCCCGAGATGGAGGGTGGGCTGGTCAAGACGCTCCATCCCAAGATCCATGCGGGCCTGCTTGCAGAGCGGGGCAATCCGGCGCATGAAGAATACCTGTATAAGACACTTGCAGCAGGCAGCACGTATGCCGGAGTATATTTTGATATCTTTGTCGGCAACCTCTATCCTTTTACCTCTGTTATAGAAAAAGAGGGCACGACTTCTGAGACGGCCCGGGTGAATATCGATATCGGCGGCCCTGCCATGACTATGGCCTCGGCAAAGAACTGGCACAGCATAGCTGCGCTTACGTCTCCGTCTCAATATGCTGATTTTCTCTCCTTGCTGAAGAACAACGGCGGCAGGATCAGTCTTGAGCAGAGGTTCAATCTTGCAACAGAGGCGATGAAGTCCATCGGCGCATACCGTTCAGCAATCGGCTCTTATTTTGGCAGGCTTGATTTTAGTAAAGACGTAAAGCCCTTTCTGGATGTGAACTGATTTTGTCATGAGGCCTTGAAATTGAAGATCGCATATTTTGACTGCTTTTCCGGGATCAGCGGGGACATGTGCCTTGGCGCCCTTGTTGATGCCGGCGTTCCGCTCAAGGAGATCGAACGAGGGCTGAAGAAGCTTAAGCTGAAGGGCTATGCCCTAAGCGAAAAGAAGGTTCTGAGAACAGGGATTGCGGCGACTAAGGTGGATGTTACGCTGAAGAAAGCGGTCAGCGGTCGGCAGTCAGCAGTCAGAAAGTGGAAGGACATTCAAACTATCATCAAAGAATCTGACCTGCCCGAAAGAATAAAGAAGCAGGGACTTGCTGTATTTAAGAATCTTTTTGAGGCAGA carries:
- a CDS encoding tetratricopeptide repeat protein; its protein translation is MLDKTAILKEVQKYLAKGAVDKAIAELERLVKDSPDGNIYNMIGDIYLRKGVQKSAIEYYQKSAMFFRQEGFAQKAQALYKKVLNINPADTDALIAFGEICEEKGMVAEAIKYYLVVADLLAKEGKKEKILDVYAKVLSLSPANIPLRVKVADIYLKEGLKSDAAREFVHIARIHEEKGDMQKAREFFQKTLDIQPLNKDATLGLSVIFEKGGELRQAFEHMKDAVVLFPEDPEILFRCADLAVISESTNFAIKCLQRIEEKEPQNIKARMMLGELYLLKTRELELAWAQYLPILDQVILDQKFDDAISFLNTFKSVDPVETGKRLVSLYRQLNEDDRAVMELITLGDLFSDKGNEDSARAYYTEAEQINPSHAEVRKRLAPPEPEPIIPEPTVQEPDIERESLPISDSSIFAEPGHRAVTEEIEPSLFTTPAETITEDFKTAESAQEEEPQSITVRAEKTFDEVITEADIFSRYGLMSEAQRLLEGLKLRFPENIDLHLRLKSIYVDTHDIEAAVTQCLILSELYRRNDDTENAEQILKDAVAISPEDPRLADRGFAQLIEQTSFAASQPTYAETISSKKLDIEDFEEEIAEADFYSRQGLTTEAVKILEKLQKLFPENRDVNERLQALGQTSPDLEDGELSDSMDMHDAFEIPETVEAPSEFEQAGIYGAAEDSEELADRIERQEAFELPATDEPPAHSGGLAGEKGLPDRHEMFDDFERAEKATQPLDEVVAEKPFMGEPAAASSDDAIFKETSQVTEIPAQESAPRAAEPSGETEFESFSLSDDDLMDAQEMPEPALDNDVLDIFQEFKKGLEKELGDEDSETHYNLGIAYKEMGLVDDAIKEFQTSRSDPARFIQSSTMLGVCYMEKGLYSLAIDVLNKAIQQMQERDDSYWALTYELAEAYEKNRNLKEAFSLYTGVYGWSAKFRNVSDKMSQLRAQDPELVEKEKEQTMEKPKGRKDRVSYL